The following coding sequences are from one Ramlibacter henchirensis window:
- a CDS encoding septal ring lytic transglycosylase RlpA family protein, with protein MRSGLLRLPAALVLAAALSGCAIPLPHTVDEETQEAVQEAVPESVSPSVGAELQRGIASWYGLPFHGRRTASGERFDMTAMTAAHPTLPFGTHVKVRSLENGREVTVRINDRGPFTKGRIIDLSHAAARAIGLLSRGTKAVSLSVVEPRDAIR; from the coding sequence ATGAGGAGCGGTTTGCTGCGGTTGCCGGCGGCGCTCGTGCTGGCGGCAGCTTTGTCGGGCTGCGCGATTCCGCTGCCGCACACGGTGGACGAAGAGACGCAGGAGGCGGTGCAGGAGGCTGTTCCGGAATCAGTCTCTCCGTCCGTCGGCGCCGAGCTGCAGCGCGGCATCGCGTCCTGGTATGGCCTCCCCTTTCACGGGCGGCGCACGGCGAGCGGCGAGCGCTTCGACATGACCGCGATGACCGCCGCCCATCCCACGCTGCCGTTCGGAACGCACGTGAAGGTGCGCAGCCTGGAGAACGGGCGCGAGGTCACGGTGCGCATCAACGATCGGGGACCGTTCACGAAAGGCCGCATCATCGACTTGAGCCATGCGGCCGCGAGGGCGATCGGCCTGCTCAGCCGCGGGACCAAGGCGGTGTCGCTGTCGGTGGTCGAGCCGCGCGACGCTATCCGCTGA